The following proteins are encoded in a genomic region of Primulina huaijiensis isolate GDHJ02 chromosome 3, ASM1229523v2, whole genome shotgun sequence:
- the LOC140974325 gene encoding uncharacterized protein — protein sequence MLFLLLLFLLLHLHLRHSAAATQPRWSGDRALLSIKGAITEDPHSSLASWNPATSHCTWRGVTCDTTGVHVIALDISGLSLTGTLSPDVGHLRLLLNLSAADNYLSGPVPSQISEITNLRYLNLSNNVFNLSFPPGLYGLKNLQVLDLYNNNLTGEFPSQAYLLTNLRHLHLGGNFFSGEIPPEFGSFQYLEYLAVSGNGLTGMIPMEIGNLTQLKELYIGYFNTFSGGIPKEIGNLSQLTRFDASSCGLNGEIPAELGNLENLDTLFLQVNDLSGPLTAELGKLKSLKSMDLSNNMLSGEIPPLFAELKNVTLLNLFRNRLTGSIPDFIGELPELQVLQLWDNNFAGSIPHNLGSNGNLQEVDVSSNKLSGNLPQNLCTGNHLHTLITLGNFLVGPIPETLGQCESLSRVRMGENYLNGSIPKGLLSLPNLTQVELHDNLLSGSFPETDELSSSLGQISLSNNHLTGPLPPSIGNFVGVQKLLLDGNKFTGQIPAEIGKLRELSKMDFSHNEFSGPIAPEISQCKLLTYVDLSRNQLFGEIPPEMTGMKILNYLNLSRNHLSGSIPSSVSSMQSLTSVDFSYNNLSGLVPSTGQFSYFNSTSFLGNPNLCGPYLGPCKEGGVDGAERPHQKGSFSASMKLLLVLGLLVCSIVFVVAAIIKARSFKKANEARSWKLTAFQRLDFSCDEVLACLKEDNIIGKGGAGIVYKGVLSNGEHMAVKRLPAIGRFSSHDHGFSAEIQTLGTIRHRHIVRLLGFCSNQETNLLVYEYMPNGSLGEMLHGKKGGHLNWDTRYKIAVEAAKGLCYLHHDCSPLIVHRDVKSNNILLDSNFEAHVADFGLAKFLQDSGASECMSAIAGSYGYIAPEYAYTLKVDEKSDVYSFGVVLLELVTGRKPVGEFGDGVDIVQWVRRMTDGNKEDVIKILDPILPTVPLHEVIHVFYVAMLCIEEQAVERPTMREVVQILTELPRPIDTKPEDSAITEYNPPAESSLESPMKHHQTQPPPDLLSI from the exons atgcTTTTCCTCCTGCTGCTGTTCCTCCTCCTCCATCTCCACCTCCGCCACTCCGCCGCCGCAACACAGCCCCGGTGGTCGGGTGACCGAGCTTTACTTTCAATTAAAGGGGCTATCACCGAAGACCCGCATTCCTCCTTGGCTTCCTGGAACCCCGCCACCAGCCACTGCACGTGGCGAGGAGTTACCTGCGACACCACCGGGGTTCACGTGATTGCTCTCGATATCTCCGGCCTCAGCCTCACTGGAACCCTCTCCCCTGATGTTGGCCACCTCCGGTTACTTTTGAACTTGTCCGCCGCCGACAACTATCTCTCCGGCCCTGTCCCTTCACAAATCTCTGAAATCACTAACCTCCGTTATCTTAATCTATCTAACAATGTCTTCAACTTGAGCTTCCCTCCTGGACTTTACGGCCTTAAAAACCTTCAAGTTCTCGATCTTTATAACAATAACTTGACTGGGGAATTCCCGTCGCAAGCATATCTACTGACTAACCTTCGCCACTTACACCTCGGTGGCAACTTCTTCTCCGGTGAGATTCCGCCGGAGTTTGGCTCGTTTCAGTATCTGGAATACCTCGCTGTTTCCGGCAATGGGCTGACGGGAATGATTCCAATGGAGATTGGAAACCTGACGCAACTCAAGGAACTTTACATTGGGTACTTCAATACATTTTCTGGGGGAATTCCAAAGGAGATTGGAAATTTGTCTCAGTTGACGCGGTTCGATGCTTCAAGCTGCGGGCTCAACGGCGAGATCCCTGCGGAGTTGGGTAATCTGGAGAATCTTGACACCCTTTTTCTCCAAGTGAATGATCTCTCGGGGCCATTGACTGCGGAACTTGGGAAGCTAAAGAGCTTAAAATCAATGGACCTGTCAAACAACATGCTTTCTGGTGAGATTCCTCCCTTGTTTGCGGAGCTGAAAAATGTGACTCTCTTGAATCTTTTCAGGAATAGGCTGACGGGCTCAATACCAGACTTCATTGGGGAATTACCGGAGCTCCAAGTTTTGCAGTTGTGGGACAACAACTTCGCTGGAAGCATTCCGCATAATTTAGGTTCTAATGGCAATCTGCAGGAAGTAGATGTTAGTTCCAACAAGTTATCAGGAAATTTACCCCAAAATCTCTGCACAGGAAACCATCTTCACACATTGATCACTCTGGGTAACTTCCTAGTGGGCCCGATTCCGGAGACACTCGGCCAGTGCGAGTCGTTGAGTCGTGTTCGAATGGGCGAAAACTATCTAAATGGGTCCATTCCAAAAGGGCTCTTGAGTCTGCCCAATTTAACCCAAGTCGAGCTTCATGACAATCTTCTTTCTGGTTCATTTCCAGAGACGGATGAGTTGTCTTCAAGTCTGGGGCAGATAAGTCTATCTAACAATCATCTCACCGGGCCATTGCCGCCAAGTATTGGGAATTTTGTCGGTGTTCAAAAGCTTTTGCTTGATGGTAACAAGTTTACAGGCCAGATTCCAGCTGAAATAGGGAAGTTGCGGGAGCTCTCAAAGATGGATTTCAGCCATAACGAGTTTTCTGGCCCCATTGCGCCTGAGATTAGCCAGTGCAAGCTGCTAACATATGTTGATCTGAGCCGAAATCAGCTCTTTGGTGAGATTCCTCCTGAGATGACTGGTATGAAGATTTTGAACTACTTGAACTTGTCTAGAAACCATTTGTCAGGCAGCATTCCTTCTTCAGTTTCTAGCATGCAAAGCTTAACTTCTGTTGATTTTTCTTACAACAATTTGTCTGGTTTGGTCCCTAGCACTGGGCAATTCAGTTATTTCAATTCTACGTCGTTTTTGGGCAATCCTAATCTATGTGGTCCGTATTTGGGGCCTTGCAAAGAGGGTGGTGTAGATGGTGCTGAAAGGCCTCATCAGAAGGGGTCTTTCTCTGCTTCAATGAAGCTTTTACTCGTTCTCGGGTTGCTAGTTTGTTCGATTGTGTTTGTTGTGGCTGCAATCATTAAAGCTCGGTCATTTAAGAAAGCAAATGAGGCTCGTTCTTGGAAACTCACTGCCTTCCAAAGATTGGATTTTTCTTGTGATGAGGTATTGGCTTGTTTGAAGGAGGACAACATAATTGGAAAAGGAGGTGCTGGTATTGTGTACAAGGGTGTGCTTTCAAATGGTGAACACATGGCTGTGAAGAGGTTACCGGCAATAGGCCGTTTCTCTTCGCACGATCATGGGTTCAGTGCAGAGATACAGACTTTAGGGACGATTAGACACCGGCACATAGTTAGATTATTGGGTTTCTGCTCGAATCAAGAAACTAATCTTTTGGTTTACGAATATATGCCGAATGGCAGTTTGGGAGAAATGCTTCATGGCAAGAAAGGAGGCCATTTGAATTGGGATACTAGGTATAAGATAGCTGTGGAGGCTGCAAAAGGCCTTTGCTATCTTCATCATGATTGCTCGCCATTGATCGTTCACCGTGATGTTAAATCGAATAATATACTCTTGGATTCCAATTTTGAAGCTCATGTAGCTGATTTTGGGCTTGCCAAGTTCTTACAAGATTCAGGAGCATCAGAGTGCATGTCAGCTATTGCTGGTTCCTATGGATATATTGCTCCAG AATATGCCTACACACTCAAAGTCGATGAGAAAAGTGACGTATACAGCTTCGGGGTCGTTCTCTTAGAACTTGTTACAGGGCGAAAGCCAGTGGGAGAGTTTGGTGACGGTGTTGACATAGTCCAATGGGTTCGGAGAATGACTGATGGAAACAAAGAAGATGTGATCAAGATCCTCGATCCAATACTCCCCACCGTCCCTCTACACGAAGTGATACACGTCTTCTATGTGGCGATGCTTTGTATAGAAGAACAGGCGGTCGAACGCCCCACCATGCGTGAGGTAGTGCAAATACTAACCGAGCTTCCTAGGCCTATCGACACCAAACCGGAAGATTCTGCGATCACAGAATATAATCCTCCAGCAGAATCCAGTTTAGAATCTCCCATGAAACACCATCAAACTCAACCACCACCCGATCTTCTCAGTATTTAA
- the LOC140974323 gene encoding auxin-responsive protein IAA9-like isoform X1 translates to MSLPPLGIEGKSQCNVSLMASSASTECISQNELGLKERNYMGLSDCSSVDSSAFSSIPEENKNNLNLKATELRLGLPGCQSPERDSGFTMLSAGNLDEKQLFPLAPSKEVISSVLQKTVTSGNKRGFSDTVDGFNEGKWMLNGSVSDPEQANLAANAGINFMLSNRSSGTQSSIKTETPAKKSEECNNKMNGSNDNSVPAAKAQVVGWPPIRSYRKNTLASNTKNNDEVDGKPGPGALFVKVSMDGAPYLRKVDLRMYSTYAELSTALEKMFSCFTLGQCGPQGAPNKGTLSENKMRDLLLGPDYVLTYEDKDGDWMLVGDVPWKMFIDSCRRLKIMKGADAIGLAPRAAEKSKNRN, encoded by the exons ATGTCTCTACCACCGTTGGGTATTGAGGGGAAAAGTCAATGTAATGTTTCTTTGATGGCATCTTCAGCATCTACAGAATGTATCTCCCAGAATGAGTTGGGGTTGAAAGAACGCAATTACATGGGTCTGTCTGATTGTTCTTCGGTGGATAGCTCTGCATTCTCAAGCATACctgaagaaaacaagaacaattTGAATCTGAAGGCCACGGAATTGAGGCTTGGTCTTCCTGGATGCCAATCGCCAGAGAGAGATTCAGGTTTTACCATGTTGAGCGCCGGGAATCTTGACGAGAAGCAACTGTTTCCGCTGGCTCCATCAAAGGAAGTAATCTCTTCGGTGTTGCAAAAGACGGTCACTTCCGGAAACAAAAGAGGATTCTCAGATACTGTAGATGGATTTAATGAAGGAAAATGGATGTTGAATGGGTCGGTGTCTGATCCTGAACAAGCAAACTTGGCTGCTAATGCTGGGATAAATTTTATGCTTTCCAACAGGTCATCTGGGACTCAGTCATCCATTAAGACAGAGACACCTGCCAAAAAGTCAGAGGAATGCAATAACAAGATGAATGGATCTAACGACAATAGCGTACCTGCGGCTAA GGCACAGGTTGTTGGTTGGCCTCCTATCAGATCTTACAGAAAGAATACTCTAGCCTCAAACACAAAGAACAATGATGAAGTTGATGGTAAACCTGGTCCTGGTGCTCTTTTTGTGAAAGTCAGCATGGATGGTGCTCCTTATCTGAGGAAGGTGGATCTGAGAATGTACTCCACATACGCCGAACTTTCTACTGCGCTTGAGAAAATGTTCAGTTGTTTTACCTTAG GACAATGTGGACCTCAGGGAGCTCCAAACAAGGGAACATTGAGCGAGAACAAGATGAGGGATCTTTTGCTTGGACCGGATTATGTGCTGACTTATGAGGACAAGGATGGTGATTGGATGCTTGTTGGGGATGTCCCTTGGAA GATGTTCATTGATTCATGCAGGAGGCTCAAAATTATGAAAGGCGCTGATGCTATTGGATTAG CTCCCAGGGCCGCTGAAAAATCTAAGAACCGAAACTAA
- the LOC140974324 gene encoding probable E3 ubiquitin-protein ligase EDA40 isoform X2 → MVLGWRRALCTSNSKDQKQDSTIIRDASDPVPSPRLRSRFGGFFSNSSTPRLETQPVSGLSLRCRTTVMPPEGVHAVAVPTNSSAPQSVKLHCKTGDSPSFFNRSTPSSPRSPSTFSLLKSSLGLAKSRCRICLQGVKTGGGTAIFSAECGHSFHFLCISSFLKKQGSLACPVCNSAWKEMHLLNSKSFQNFYKDDHERRESEAKEFSNQKNSERRCTLKVYNDDEPLSSRTSCARFNPIPESDETEEEDEEFPRFYGSKNMKIWNEMGRSVEIAFSPEVAVISVGKTNEFYAVRLKIKAPATPVRSAPIDLVTVLNVSRSVAGEKLRLMKRAMRLVVSSLSAADRLSIVAFSATSKRLLPLRRMTTAGKKSARMIIDAVGALECASSSPMDSLKKAAKLMEDRLERNPSASILLFTDGHRNDPVASSSRVSLMKIPIHSFNLSACVLAPPDSFAKYINSTLSTTIQDLEVQLVPTPGSPPYDIPAVYSYTGSPAFIGSGSSWFRVGDFHSEEEKELLVELKVPSSAPRTHRFLSVRCSYKDLSTLQRIHDRETFLPLPRPSVSGSSTREIKRLKCLFIATRAVTESRRLVERNDIGGAQHMLASARALVAHSGEEFVRLLESELSELNRTQLQRRKNSHEREAGVEPITPTSAWRTAERLAKVAIMKKSLNRVSDLHGFEDARF, encoded by the exons ATGGTTTTGGGATGGCGAAGAGCATTATGCACATCAAATTCAAAGGATCAGAAACAGGATTCGACGATTATCAGAGATGCATCAGACCCCGTTCCGAGCCCGAGACTCCGCTCCAGATTCGGTGGCTTCTTCTCGAATAGTTCAACTCCTCGCCTGGAGACTCAGCCGGTTTCAGGCCTCAGCCTCCGCTGCAGAACCACCGTTATGCCACCGGAGGGGGTGCACGCAGTCGCAGTTCCGACTAACTCATCAGCTCCACAAAGTGTGAAACTCCATTGCAAGACTGGAGACAGTCCAAGTTTCTTCAATCGATCCACCCCTTCTTCACCCCGCTCACCATCAACCTTTTCTTTACTCAAATCAAGCCTGGGCCTTGCAAAG AGTAGGTGCAGGATATGCTTGCAAGGTGTGAAGACAGGAGGGGGAACGGCCATTTTCAGTGCTGAGTGCGGCCACAGCTTCCATTTCCTCTGCATTTCTTCGTTCCTGAAGAAGCAGGGCTCCCTCGCCTGCCCCGTCTGCAATTCTGCATGGAAGGAAATGCATCTTTTGAACTCGAAAAGTTTCCAGAATTTCTACAAAGATGATCATGAGAGGAGAGAATCAGAAGCTAAAGAATTTAGCAATCAGAAGAACAGTGAGAGAAGATGCACGTTGAAGGTCTATAATGATGACGAGCCACTGTCATCACGCACTTCCTGCGCACGGTTCAATCCGATACCTGAATCAGATGAAACTgaagaagaagacgaagaattCCCCCGATTTTATGGTTCCAAGAACATGAAGATTTGGAATGAGATGGGAAGGAGTGTAGAGATTGCTTTCTCGCCGGAGGTGGCTGTGATATCGGTCGGGAAAACCAACGAGTTTTACGCCGTGAGATTGAAAATCAAAGCACCAGCGACGCCCGTCCGGAGCGCTCCCATTGATTTGGTGACAGTGCTCAATGTCAGCAGAAGTGTAGCTGGCGAAAAGCTTCGTCTGATGAAAAGGGCGATGAGACTAGTGGTCTCCTCCCTCTCCGCGGCAGACAGATTATCCATCGTGGCGTTCTCCGCCACTTCGAAGCGGCTGCTTCCGCTGCGCAGAATGACCACCGCGGGCAAGAAATCAGCGCGCATGATCATCGACGCAGTCGGAGCACTTGAGTGCGCCTCCTCCAGCCCAATGGACTCGCTCAAAAAGGCCGCCAAGCTCATGGAGGACCGCCTCGAGAGAAACCCCTCAGCCAGCATCCTCCTATTCACCGACGGCCACCGCAATGACCCGGTTGCCTCATCCTCACGCGTCTCACTCATGAAAATCCCAATCCATTCATTCAATCTTAGCGCGTGCGTCCTCGCGCCGCCGGACTCCTTCGCGAAATACATAAACAGTACACTCTCCACCACTATCCAAGATCTCGAAGTTCAGCTCGTGCCGACACCTGGTTCACCTCCGTATGATATCCCGGCGGTTTATTCATACACCGGTAGTCCAGCATTTATCGGATCCGGGTCAAGCTGGTTCCGGGTCGGGGATTTCCATTCAGAAGAGGAGAAAGAATTGTTGGTAGAATTGAAGGTCCCATCGTCGGCTCCCCGGACCCACCGTTTCTTGTCCGTTCGATGCTCGTACAAAGACCTGTCAACCCTACAACGAATACACGACAGAGAAACATTTCTTCCACTTCCCCGCCCCAGCGTCTCCGGTTCCTCCACTCGTGAGATCAAACGACTCAAATGCCTGTTCATCGCCACACGCGCCGTCACCGAGAGTAGGAGACTGGTCGAGAGGAACGATATAGGTGGAGCGCAGCACATGCTGGCCTCGGCTCGTGCTCTGGTCGCACATTCCGGCGAAGAATTTGTGCGATTGTTGGAATCGGAGCTGAGCGAATTGAATCGAACGCAGCTGCAACGGAGGAAGAACAGCCACGAGAGAGAAGCGGGAGTGGAGCCGATCACCCCGACGTCGGCTTGGAGAACGGCGGAGCGGCTGGCTAAAGTAGCCATCATGAAGAAATCATTGAACAGAGTCAGCGATTTGCATGGCTTCGAGGATGCTAGATTTTAA
- the LOC140974323 gene encoding auxin-responsive protein IAA9-like isoform X2, which translates to MGLSDCSSVDSSAFSSIPEENKNNLNLKATELRLGLPGCQSPERDSGFTMLSAGNLDEKQLFPLAPSKEVISSVLQKTVTSGNKRGFSDTVDGFNEGKWMLNGSVSDPEQANLAANAGINFMLSNRSSGTQSSIKTETPAKKSEECNNKMNGSNDNSVPAAKAQVVGWPPIRSYRKNTLASNTKNNDEVDGKPGPGALFVKVSMDGAPYLRKVDLRMYSTYAELSTALEKMFSCFTLGQCGPQGAPNKGTLSENKMRDLLLGPDYVLTYEDKDGDWMLVGDVPWKMFIDSCRRLKIMKGADAIGLAPRAAEKSKNRN; encoded by the exons ATGGGTCTGTCTGATTGTTCTTCGGTGGATAGCTCTGCATTCTCAAGCATACctgaagaaaacaagaacaattTGAATCTGAAGGCCACGGAATTGAGGCTTGGTCTTCCTGGATGCCAATCGCCAGAGAGAGATTCAGGTTTTACCATGTTGAGCGCCGGGAATCTTGACGAGAAGCAACTGTTTCCGCTGGCTCCATCAAAGGAAGTAATCTCTTCGGTGTTGCAAAAGACGGTCACTTCCGGAAACAAAAGAGGATTCTCAGATACTGTAGATGGATTTAATGAAGGAAAATGGATGTTGAATGGGTCGGTGTCTGATCCTGAACAAGCAAACTTGGCTGCTAATGCTGGGATAAATTTTATGCTTTCCAACAGGTCATCTGGGACTCAGTCATCCATTAAGACAGAGACACCTGCCAAAAAGTCAGAGGAATGCAATAACAAGATGAATGGATCTAACGACAATAGCGTACCTGCGGCTAA GGCACAGGTTGTTGGTTGGCCTCCTATCAGATCTTACAGAAAGAATACTCTAGCCTCAAACACAAAGAACAATGATGAAGTTGATGGTAAACCTGGTCCTGGTGCTCTTTTTGTGAAAGTCAGCATGGATGGTGCTCCTTATCTGAGGAAGGTGGATCTGAGAATGTACTCCACATACGCCGAACTTTCTACTGCGCTTGAGAAAATGTTCAGTTGTTTTACCTTAG GACAATGTGGACCTCAGGGAGCTCCAAACAAGGGAACATTGAGCGAGAACAAGATGAGGGATCTTTTGCTTGGACCGGATTATGTGCTGACTTATGAGGACAAGGATGGTGATTGGATGCTTGTTGGGGATGTCCCTTGGAA GATGTTCATTGATTCATGCAGGAGGCTCAAAATTATGAAAGGCGCTGATGCTATTGGATTAG CTCCCAGGGCCGCTGAAAAATCTAAGAACCGAAACTAA
- the LOC140974324 gene encoding probable E3 ubiquitin-protein ligase EDA40 isoform X1, giving the protein MVLGWRRALCTSNSKDQKQDSTIIRDASDPVPSPRLRSRFGGFFSNSSTPRLETQPVSGLSLRCRTTVMPPEGVHAVAVPTNSSAPQSVKLHCKTGDSPSFFNRSTPSSPRSPSTFSLLKSSLGLAKQSRCRICLQGVKTGGGTAIFSAECGHSFHFLCISSFLKKQGSLACPVCNSAWKEMHLLNSKSFQNFYKDDHERRESEAKEFSNQKNSERRCTLKVYNDDEPLSSRTSCARFNPIPESDETEEEDEEFPRFYGSKNMKIWNEMGRSVEIAFSPEVAVISVGKTNEFYAVRLKIKAPATPVRSAPIDLVTVLNVSRSVAGEKLRLMKRAMRLVVSSLSAADRLSIVAFSATSKRLLPLRRMTTAGKKSARMIIDAVGALECASSSPMDSLKKAAKLMEDRLERNPSASILLFTDGHRNDPVASSSRVSLMKIPIHSFNLSACVLAPPDSFAKYINSTLSTTIQDLEVQLVPTPGSPPYDIPAVYSYTGSPAFIGSGSSWFRVGDFHSEEEKELLVELKVPSSAPRTHRFLSVRCSYKDLSTLQRIHDRETFLPLPRPSVSGSSTREIKRLKCLFIATRAVTESRRLVERNDIGGAQHMLASARALVAHSGEEFVRLLESELSELNRTQLQRRKNSHEREAGVEPITPTSAWRTAERLAKVAIMKKSLNRVSDLHGFEDARF; this is encoded by the exons ATGGTTTTGGGATGGCGAAGAGCATTATGCACATCAAATTCAAAGGATCAGAAACAGGATTCGACGATTATCAGAGATGCATCAGACCCCGTTCCGAGCCCGAGACTCCGCTCCAGATTCGGTGGCTTCTTCTCGAATAGTTCAACTCCTCGCCTGGAGACTCAGCCGGTTTCAGGCCTCAGCCTCCGCTGCAGAACCACCGTTATGCCACCGGAGGGGGTGCACGCAGTCGCAGTTCCGACTAACTCATCAGCTCCACAAAGTGTGAAACTCCATTGCAAGACTGGAGACAGTCCAAGTTTCTTCAATCGATCCACCCCTTCTTCACCCCGCTCACCATCAACCTTTTCTTTACTCAAATCAAGCCTGGGCCTTGCAAAG CAGAGTAGGTGCAGGATATGCTTGCAAGGTGTGAAGACAGGAGGGGGAACGGCCATTTTCAGTGCTGAGTGCGGCCACAGCTTCCATTTCCTCTGCATTTCTTCGTTCCTGAAGAAGCAGGGCTCCCTCGCCTGCCCCGTCTGCAATTCTGCATGGAAGGAAATGCATCTTTTGAACTCGAAAAGTTTCCAGAATTTCTACAAAGATGATCATGAGAGGAGAGAATCAGAAGCTAAAGAATTTAGCAATCAGAAGAACAGTGAGAGAAGATGCACGTTGAAGGTCTATAATGATGACGAGCCACTGTCATCACGCACTTCCTGCGCACGGTTCAATCCGATACCTGAATCAGATGAAACTgaagaagaagacgaagaattCCCCCGATTTTATGGTTCCAAGAACATGAAGATTTGGAATGAGATGGGAAGGAGTGTAGAGATTGCTTTCTCGCCGGAGGTGGCTGTGATATCGGTCGGGAAAACCAACGAGTTTTACGCCGTGAGATTGAAAATCAAAGCACCAGCGACGCCCGTCCGGAGCGCTCCCATTGATTTGGTGACAGTGCTCAATGTCAGCAGAAGTGTAGCTGGCGAAAAGCTTCGTCTGATGAAAAGGGCGATGAGACTAGTGGTCTCCTCCCTCTCCGCGGCAGACAGATTATCCATCGTGGCGTTCTCCGCCACTTCGAAGCGGCTGCTTCCGCTGCGCAGAATGACCACCGCGGGCAAGAAATCAGCGCGCATGATCATCGACGCAGTCGGAGCACTTGAGTGCGCCTCCTCCAGCCCAATGGACTCGCTCAAAAAGGCCGCCAAGCTCATGGAGGACCGCCTCGAGAGAAACCCCTCAGCCAGCATCCTCCTATTCACCGACGGCCACCGCAATGACCCGGTTGCCTCATCCTCACGCGTCTCACTCATGAAAATCCCAATCCATTCATTCAATCTTAGCGCGTGCGTCCTCGCGCCGCCGGACTCCTTCGCGAAATACATAAACAGTACACTCTCCACCACTATCCAAGATCTCGAAGTTCAGCTCGTGCCGACACCTGGTTCACCTCCGTATGATATCCCGGCGGTTTATTCATACACCGGTAGTCCAGCATTTATCGGATCCGGGTCAAGCTGGTTCCGGGTCGGGGATTTCCATTCAGAAGAGGAGAAAGAATTGTTGGTAGAATTGAAGGTCCCATCGTCGGCTCCCCGGACCCACCGTTTCTTGTCCGTTCGATGCTCGTACAAAGACCTGTCAACCCTACAACGAATACACGACAGAGAAACATTTCTTCCACTTCCCCGCCCCAGCGTCTCCGGTTCCTCCACTCGTGAGATCAAACGACTCAAATGCCTGTTCATCGCCACACGCGCCGTCACCGAGAGTAGGAGACTGGTCGAGAGGAACGATATAGGTGGAGCGCAGCACATGCTGGCCTCGGCTCGTGCTCTGGTCGCACATTCCGGCGAAGAATTTGTGCGATTGTTGGAATCGGAGCTGAGCGAATTGAATCGAACGCAGCTGCAACGGAGGAAGAACAGCCACGAGAGAGAAGCGGGAGTGGAGCCGATCACCCCGACGTCGGCTTGGAGAACGGCGGAGCGGCTGGCTAAAGTAGCCATCATGAAGAAATCATTGAACAGAGTCAGCGATTTGCATGGCTTCGAGGATGCTAGATTTTAA